In Papaver somniferum cultivar HN1 chromosome 1, ASM357369v1, whole genome shotgun sequence, a genomic segment contains:
- the LOC113279983 gene encoding putative transcription elongation factor SPT5 homolog 1 isoform X34 yields the protein MKMSNKTLAQHRHDEDDSDEDEDEEGEFDVAEYERRGFSKSSAGGDSSHKLRRLDSLYDSSADEYDSEDEDEDEDEEREEDEMYSSSGRKRKRHSSNPFIDDQAIVATDDEDDDYERGEVDRDFIEPDENIPEEHEATRMQHRRMLPQEDEEVDVDEFERRIRQRYSSQSYLEEGIDEISDVEQQALLPSIKDPKLWMVKCAMGREREAAVCLMQKRIDRGHREMQIRSVISPHYLKNYIYVEADKSAHVIEACKGLRILNTTKVMLVPIKEMTDVLLIEGNPIDTAKDMWVRLRIGIYKGALAKVVNVSDVRRKVMVKLIPRVDLQAIADKLEGRKVSKKAYIPSPRLMKIDEARNLNIPVDYRTGRSTNIQFCVIDGKMFKDGFLYKTVSMRSIDYQNIQPTFSELEKFCETGHGVVGSMSTSPRNRKKSHFMKGDAVIVVKGDLKNLMGWVEKVEEDNVHIRPKVKGLCTTVAVNEKYVCKSFKPGDHVKVVFGAHKGVTGMVIKVNSNVLIILSDATKEDIRVFAEHAVDSSEVTTGVTKVGDYELHDLVMLDNTCFGVIIRLESQTLQILLGDPDRPDVARVKMREIKYKIQRRNTALDQSNNTVSVKDVVKILMGPCKGKQGPVEHIFRGTLFINDRHHMEHSGFICVRAQSCIVMGGSPAKVSLSSRFGSSTDAARIAPSPRRFPSGGPPFDSGGRQKSGQRGHDSFVGSTIKIRIGHYKGCRGRVVSVKGQSVRVELESQMKTVLVNRDEISAIPDVSTSLSEPPQHGIGSETPIHRAQTPTHSYATPTRNEGGTPRHSGTWTPLRDQAWNPEATTTPSGEKWEDGNPGSWGTIPPTQTTPLGRSNKAPSAGSDWGNWGDGDCGSRGTVPPAQPATPFARSNEAPSTGTGWGNWGDGNRGSPGTIPPAQAPPLSRSNEAPGTGSGWGNWGNGNPGSRGTVPPAQQAPPLSRSNEAPSTSSGLGNWGDGNRGSKGSSPQCGQGTPRAHSNEAPALAQSTGSGWGGKKKLGRWKCFHPCL from the exons ATGAAAATGTCAAATAAAACCCTAGCTCAGCATCGCCATGACGAAGATGATAGTGAtgaagacgaagacgaagaaggagAGTTTGATGTTGCTGAGTATGAGAGAAGAGGTTTTAGTAAAAGTAGTGCTGGTGGTGATTCCAGTCACAAACTAAGGAGATTAGATTCTCTATATGATAGTAGTGCAGATGAATATGATAGTGaggatgaagacgaagatgaagacgaagagaGAGAGGAAGATGAAATGTATTCCTCCTCTGGTAGAAAGCGGAAGAGACATAGTTCTAATCCTTTTATTGATGATCAAGCTATTGTTGctactgatgatgaagatgatgattatgaaAGAGGAGAAGTTGATCGTG ATTTCATAGAGCCTGATGAAAACATACCGGAAGAACATGAGGCCACAAGGATGCAACATCGTCGTATGTTACCTCAAGAGGATGAAGAAGTAGATGTTGATGAATTTGAGAGAAGAATTCGCCAACGGTATTCCAGTCAATCCTACTTAGAAGAAGGTATTGATGAAATTAGTGACGTTGAGCAGCAAGCTCTTTTGCCATCAATTAAGGATCCAAAGTTGTGGATGGTGAAATGCGCA ATGGGTCGTGAGCGAGAGGCAGCTGTTTGCCTTATGCAGAAACGTATTGATCGAGGTCATCGTGAAATGCAGATAAGATCTGTCATCTCTCCTCATTATCTTAAGAACTATATTTACGTTGAGGCTGATAAGTCAGCCCATGTGATAGAG GCTTGCAAAGGTCTCAGGATCTTAAATACTACAAAAGTAATGCTTGTTCCGATAAAAGAAATGACAGATGTGCTTTTAATAGAAGGCAATCCCATAGATACTGCAAAGGATATGTGGGTGCGACTGAGGATCGGGATATATAAAGGGGCTCTTGCAAAA GTTGTTAATGTGTCTGATGTACGACGAAAGGTTATGGTTAAGCTAATCCCACGGGTTGATTTGCAAGCCATTGCTGATAAACTG GAAGGTAGGAAAGTCTCGAAAAAGGCATATATACCCTCTCCACGCCTCATGAAAATAGATGAAGCAAG GAACCTTAATATACCAGTCGACTATAGAACGGGACGAAGCACTAATATTCAATTCTGTGTAATTGATGGAAAGATGTTTAAAgacggtttcctatataaaactgTATCAATGAGATCAATAGATTATCAAAACATTCAACCAACCTTTAGTGAGCTTGAGAAATTTTGTGAGACTGGGCATGGAGTTGTGGGTAGTATGTCCACTTCACCTAGAAACAGGAAAAAAAGCCACTTTATGAAGGGTGATGCTGTCATTGTTGTTAAAGGAGATCTCAAAAATCTGATGGGATGGGTTGAAAAAGTTGAGGAAGATAACGTCCATATTAGGCCAAAAGTGAAGGGCCTGTGT ACAACAGTTGCTGTGAATGAAAAATATGTTTGCAAATCCTTCAAGCCCGGGGATCATGTGAAGGTTGTCTTTGGTGCTCACAAGGGTGTAACCGGTATGGTTATTAAGGTTAACAGTAATGTACTCATCATTCTATCTGACGCAACTAAAGAAGAC ATCCGTGTCTTTGCTGAACATGCTGTGGACAGCTCTGAAGTAACTACTGGGGTTACCAAAGTTGGGGATTATGAGTTGCATGACCTTGTCATGCTTGA TAACACGTGCTTTGGAGTAATAATACGTTTAGAGAGTCAAACACTCCAGATACTGCTGGGAGATCCAGATAGACCTGATGTTGCACGAGTGAAGATGAGGGAGATCAAATACAAGATTCAGAGGAGGAATACTGCTCTAGATCAATCGAACAATACTGTGTCTGTGAAAGATGTTGTGAAGATTCTAATGGGCCCTTGCAAA GGAAAACAAGGTCCTGTAGAACACATATTTAGAGGAACATTGTTCATAAATGACCGCCATCACATGGAGCATTCTGGTTTTATCTGTGTGAGAGCACAATCTTGTATAGTGATGGGTGGCTCACCTGCCAAG GTTTCCCTGTCCTCGAGATTTGGAAGTTCTACAGATGCAGCTCGCATCGCCCCTTcaccaagaagatttcctagtgGAGGACCTCCATTTGACT CTGGAGGAAGACAGAAGAGTGGACAGCGAGGGCATGATTCTTTTGTTGGTAGTACCATAAAAATTCGTATTGGTCACTATAAGGGATGTCGCGGTCGTGTTGTAAGTGTTAAGGGCCAATCAGTTCGAGTTGAACTGGAATCTCAAATGAAAACTGTACTAG TTAACCGTGACGAGATATCTGCTATCCCAGATGTTTCTACTTCATTAAG TGAACCACCTCAACATGGTATAGGAAGTGAGACACCTATACATCGCGCACAAACTCCGACACACTCATATGCCACTCCTACGAGAAATGAAGGAG GAACACCAAGACATAGTGGTACCTGGACTCCCCTGCGTGATCAAGCTTGGAATCCTGAAGCTACCACAACTCCATCCGG ggaaaaatggGAAGATGGAAATCCTGGCTCGTGGGGAACCATTCCACCAACTCAA ACAACTCCTCTTGGACGTTCAAATAAAGCACCAAGTGCAGGTTCTGATTGGGGCAACTGGGGAGATGGAGATTGTGGCTCGCGGGGAACTGTTCCACCAGCTCAA CCGGCAACTCCTTTCGCACGTTCAAATGAAGCACCAAGCACAGGTACCGGTTGGGGCAACTGGGGAGATGGAAATCGTGGTTCGCCGGGAACCATTCCACCAGCTCAA GCACCCCCTCTTTCACGTTCAAATGAAGCACCAGGCACAGGTTCCGGTTGGGGCAACTGGGGAAATGGAAATCCTGGCTCGCGGGGAACCGTTCCACCAGCTCAA CAGGCACCTCCTCTTTCACGTTCAAATGAAGCACCAAGCACAAGTTCCGGTTTGGGCAACTGGGGAGATGGGAACCGTGGCTCGAAGGGAAGCAGTCCACAATGCGGC CAGGGAACTCCTCGAGCGCATTCAAATGAAGCACCAGCACTAGCACAGAGCACAGGTTCAGGCTGGGGAGGTAAAAAAAAGTTGGGAAGATGGAAATGTTTCCACCCATGTTTGTGA
- the LOC113279983 gene encoding putative transcription elongation factor SPT5 homolog 1 isoform X1: MKMSNKTLAQHRHDEDDSDEDEDEEGEFDVAEYERRGFSKSSAGGDSSHKLRRLDSLYDSSADEYDSEDEDEDEDEEREEDEMYSSSGRKRKRHSSNPFIDDQAIVATDDEDDDYERGEVDRDFIEPDENIPEEHEATRMQHRRMLPQEDEEVDVDEFERRIRQRYSSQSYLEEGIDEISDVEQQALLPSIKDPKLWMVKCAMGREREAAVCLMQKRIDRGHREMQIRSVISPHYLKNYIYVEADKSAHVIEACKGLRILNTTKVMLVPIKEMTDVLLIEGNPIDTAKDMWVRLRIGIYKGALAKVVNVSDVRRKVMVKLIPRVDLQAIADKLEGRKVSKKAYIPSPRLMKIDEARNLNIPVDYRTGRSTNIQFCVIDGKMFKDGFLYKTVSMRSIDYQNIQPTFSELEKFCETGHGVVGSMSTSPRNRKKSHFMKGDAVIVVKGDLKNLMGWVEKVEEDNVHIRPKVKGLCTTVAVNEKYVCKSFKPGDHVKVVFGAHKGVTGMVIKVNSNVLIILSDATKEDIRVFAEHAVDSSEVTTGVTKVGDYELHDLVMLDNTCFGVIIRLESQTLQILLGDPDRPDVARVKMREIKYKIQRRNTALDQSNNTVSVKDVVKILMGPCKGKQGPVEHIFRGTLFINDRHHMEHSGFICVRAQSCIVMGGSPAKVSLSSRFGSSTDAARIAPSPRRFPSGGPPFDSGGRQKSGQRGHDSFVGSTIKIRIGHYKGCRGRVVSVKGQSVRVELESQMKTVLVNRDEISAIPDVSTSLSEPPQHGIGSETPIHRAQTPTHSYATPTRNEGGTPRHSGTWTPLRDQAWNPEATTTPSGEKWEDGNPGSWGTIPPTQTTPLGRSNKAPSAGSDWGNWGDGDCGSRGTVPPAQPATPFARSNEAPSTGTGWGNWGDGNRGSPGTIPPAQQTTSLACSNEAPSAGSDWGNWGDGNHGSRGTVPPAQQATPLARSNEAPSTGTGWGSWGDGNRGSPGTIPPAQQATPLARSNEAPSTGSSWGTWGDGNPGSRGTIPPAQQAPPLSRSNEAPGTGSGWGNWGNGNPGSRGTVPPAQQAPPLSRSNEAPSTSSGLGNWGDGNRGSKGSSPQCGQGTPRAHSNEAPALAQSTGSGWGGKKKLGRWKCFHPCL; the protein is encoded by the exons ATGAAAATGTCAAATAAAACCCTAGCTCAGCATCGCCATGACGAAGATGATAGTGAtgaagacgaagacgaagaaggagAGTTTGATGTTGCTGAGTATGAGAGAAGAGGTTTTAGTAAAAGTAGTGCTGGTGGTGATTCCAGTCACAAACTAAGGAGATTAGATTCTCTATATGATAGTAGTGCAGATGAATATGATAGTGaggatgaagacgaagatgaagacgaagagaGAGAGGAAGATGAAATGTATTCCTCCTCTGGTAGAAAGCGGAAGAGACATAGTTCTAATCCTTTTATTGATGATCAAGCTATTGTTGctactgatgatgaagatgatgattatgaaAGAGGAGAAGTTGATCGTG ATTTCATAGAGCCTGATGAAAACATACCGGAAGAACATGAGGCCACAAGGATGCAACATCGTCGTATGTTACCTCAAGAGGATGAAGAAGTAGATGTTGATGAATTTGAGAGAAGAATTCGCCAACGGTATTCCAGTCAATCCTACTTAGAAGAAGGTATTGATGAAATTAGTGACGTTGAGCAGCAAGCTCTTTTGCCATCAATTAAGGATCCAAAGTTGTGGATGGTGAAATGCGCA ATGGGTCGTGAGCGAGAGGCAGCTGTTTGCCTTATGCAGAAACGTATTGATCGAGGTCATCGTGAAATGCAGATAAGATCTGTCATCTCTCCTCATTATCTTAAGAACTATATTTACGTTGAGGCTGATAAGTCAGCCCATGTGATAGAG GCTTGCAAAGGTCTCAGGATCTTAAATACTACAAAAGTAATGCTTGTTCCGATAAAAGAAATGACAGATGTGCTTTTAATAGAAGGCAATCCCATAGATACTGCAAAGGATATGTGGGTGCGACTGAGGATCGGGATATATAAAGGGGCTCTTGCAAAA GTTGTTAATGTGTCTGATGTACGACGAAAGGTTATGGTTAAGCTAATCCCACGGGTTGATTTGCAAGCCATTGCTGATAAACTG GAAGGTAGGAAAGTCTCGAAAAAGGCATATATACCCTCTCCACGCCTCATGAAAATAGATGAAGCAAG GAACCTTAATATACCAGTCGACTATAGAACGGGACGAAGCACTAATATTCAATTCTGTGTAATTGATGGAAAGATGTTTAAAgacggtttcctatataaaactgTATCAATGAGATCAATAGATTATCAAAACATTCAACCAACCTTTAGTGAGCTTGAGAAATTTTGTGAGACTGGGCATGGAGTTGTGGGTAGTATGTCCACTTCACCTAGAAACAGGAAAAAAAGCCACTTTATGAAGGGTGATGCTGTCATTGTTGTTAAAGGAGATCTCAAAAATCTGATGGGATGGGTTGAAAAAGTTGAGGAAGATAACGTCCATATTAGGCCAAAAGTGAAGGGCCTGTGT ACAACAGTTGCTGTGAATGAAAAATATGTTTGCAAATCCTTCAAGCCCGGGGATCATGTGAAGGTTGTCTTTGGTGCTCACAAGGGTGTAACCGGTATGGTTATTAAGGTTAACAGTAATGTACTCATCATTCTATCTGACGCAACTAAAGAAGAC ATCCGTGTCTTTGCTGAACATGCTGTGGACAGCTCTGAAGTAACTACTGGGGTTACCAAAGTTGGGGATTATGAGTTGCATGACCTTGTCATGCTTGA TAACACGTGCTTTGGAGTAATAATACGTTTAGAGAGTCAAACACTCCAGATACTGCTGGGAGATCCAGATAGACCTGATGTTGCACGAGTGAAGATGAGGGAGATCAAATACAAGATTCAGAGGAGGAATACTGCTCTAGATCAATCGAACAATACTGTGTCTGTGAAAGATGTTGTGAAGATTCTAATGGGCCCTTGCAAA GGAAAACAAGGTCCTGTAGAACACATATTTAGAGGAACATTGTTCATAAATGACCGCCATCACATGGAGCATTCTGGTTTTATCTGTGTGAGAGCACAATCTTGTATAGTGATGGGTGGCTCACCTGCCAAG GTTTCCCTGTCCTCGAGATTTGGAAGTTCTACAGATGCAGCTCGCATCGCCCCTTcaccaagaagatttcctagtgGAGGACCTCCATTTGACT CTGGAGGAAGACAGAAGAGTGGACAGCGAGGGCATGATTCTTTTGTTGGTAGTACCATAAAAATTCGTATTGGTCACTATAAGGGATGTCGCGGTCGTGTTGTAAGTGTTAAGGGCCAATCAGTTCGAGTTGAACTGGAATCTCAAATGAAAACTGTACTAG TTAACCGTGACGAGATATCTGCTATCCCAGATGTTTCTACTTCATTAAG TGAACCACCTCAACATGGTATAGGAAGTGAGACACCTATACATCGCGCACAAACTCCGACACACTCATATGCCACTCCTACGAGAAATGAAGGAG GAACACCAAGACATAGTGGTACCTGGACTCCCCTGCGTGATCAAGCTTGGAATCCTGAAGCTACCACAACTCCATCCGG ggaaaaatggGAAGATGGAAATCCTGGCTCGTGGGGAACCATTCCACCAACTCAA ACAACTCCTCTTGGACGTTCAAATAAAGCACCAAGTGCAGGTTCTGATTGGGGCAACTGGGGAGATGGAGATTGTGGCTCGCGGGGAACTGTTCCACCAGCTCAA CCGGCAACTCCTTTCGCACGTTCAAATGAAGCACCAAGCACAGGTACCGGTTGGGGCAACTGGGGAGATGGAAATCGTGGTTCGCCGGGAACCATTCCACCAGCTCAA CAGACAACTTCTCTTGCATGTTCAAATGAAGCACCAAGCGCAGGTTCTGATTGGGGCAACTGGGGAGATGGAAATCATGGCTCGCGGGGAACTGTTCCACCAGCTCAA CAGGCAACTCCTCTTGCACGTTCAAATGAAGCACCAAGCACAGGTACCGGTTGGGGCAGCTGGGGAGATGGAAATCGTGGCTCGCCGGGAACCATTCCACCAGCTCAA CAGGCAACTCCTCTTGCACGTTCAAATGAAGCACCAAGCACAGGTTCCAGTTGGGGCACCTGGGGAGATGGAAATCCTGGCTCGCGGGGAACCATTCCACCAGCTCAA CAGGCACCCCCTCTTTCACGTTCAAATGAAGCACCAGGCACAGGTTCCGGTTGGGGCAACTGGGGAAATGGAAATCCTGGCTCGCGGGGAACCGTTCCACCAGCTCAA CAGGCACCTCCTCTTTCACGTTCAAATGAAGCACCAAGCACAAGTTCCGGTTTGGGCAACTGGGGAGATGGGAACCGTGGCTCGAAGGGAAGCAGTCCACAATGCGGC CAGGGAACTCCTCGAGCGCATTCAAATGAAGCACCAGCACTAGCACAGAGCACAGGTTCAGGCTGGGGAGGTAAAAAAAAGTTGGGAAGATGGAAATGTTTCCACCCATGTTTGTGA
- the LOC113279983 gene encoding putative transcription elongation factor SPT5 homolog 1 isoform X33, with protein sequence MKMSNKTLAQHRHDEDDSDEDEDEEGEFDVAEYERRGFSKSSAGGDSSHKLRRLDSLYDSSADEYDSEDEDEDEDEEREEDEMYSSSGRKRKRHSSNPFIDDQAIVATDDEDDDYERGEVDRDFIEPDENIPEEHEATRMQHRRMLPQEDEEVDVDEFERRIRQRYSSQSYLEEGIDEISDVEQQALLPSIKDPKLWMVKCAMGREREAAVCLMQKRIDRGHREMQIRSVISPHYLKNYIYVEADKSAHVIEACKGLRILNTTKVMLVPIKEMTDVLLIEGNPIDTAKDMWVRLRIGIYKGALAKVVNVSDVRRKVMVKLIPRVDLQAIADKLEGRKVSKKAYIPSPRLMKIDEARNLNIPVDYRTGRSTNIQFCVIDGKMFKDGFLYKTVSMRSIDYQNIQPTFSELEKFCETGHGVVGSMSTSPRNRKKSHFMKGDAVIVVKGDLKNLMGWVEKVEEDNVHIRPKVKGLCTTVAVNEKYVCKSFKPGDHVKVVFGAHKGVTGMVIKVNSNVLIILSDATKEDIRVFAEHAVDSSEVTTGVTKVGDYELHDLVMLDNTCFGVIIRLESQTLQILLGDPDRPDVARVKMREIKYKIQRRNTALDQSNNTVSVKDVVKILMGPCKGKQGPVEHIFRGTLFINDRHHMEHSGFICVRAQSCIVMGGSPAKVSLSSRFGSSTDAARIAPSPRRFPSGGPPFDSGGRQKSGQRGHDSFVGSTIKIRIGHYKGCRGRVVSVKGQSVRVELESQMKTVLVNRDEISAIPDVSTSLSEPPQHGIGSETPIHRAQTPTHSYATPTRNEGGTPRHSGTWTPLRDQAWNPEATTTPSGEKWEDGNPGSWGTIPPTQTTPLGRSNKAPSAGSDWGNWGDGDCGSRGTVPPAQATPLARSNEAPSTGSSWGTWGDGNPGSRGTIPPAQQAPPLSRSNEAPGTGSGWGNWGNGNPGSRGTVPPAQQAPPLSRSNEAPSTSSGLGNWGDGNRGSKGSSPQCGQGTPRAHSNEAPALAQSTGSGWGGKKKLGRWKCFHPCL encoded by the exons ATGAAAATGTCAAATAAAACCCTAGCTCAGCATCGCCATGACGAAGATGATAGTGAtgaagacgaagacgaagaaggagAGTTTGATGTTGCTGAGTATGAGAGAAGAGGTTTTAGTAAAAGTAGTGCTGGTGGTGATTCCAGTCACAAACTAAGGAGATTAGATTCTCTATATGATAGTAGTGCAGATGAATATGATAGTGaggatgaagacgaagatgaagacgaagagaGAGAGGAAGATGAAATGTATTCCTCCTCTGGTAGAAAGCGGAAGAGACATAGTTCTAATCCTTTTATTGATGATCAAGCTATTGTTGctactgatgatgaagatgatgattatgaaAGAGGAGAAGTTGATCGTG ATTTCATAGAGCCTGATGAAAACATACCGGAAGAACATGAGGCCACAAGGATGCAACATCGTCGTATGTTACCTCAAGAGGATGAAGAAGTAGATGTTGATGAATTTGAGAGAAGAATTCGCCAACGGTATTCCAGTCAATCCTACTTAGAAGAAGGTATTGATGAAATTAGTGACGTTGAGCAGCAAGCTCTTTTGCCATCAATTAAGGATCCAAAGTTGTGGATGGTGAAATGCGCA ATGGGTCGTGAGCGAGAGGCAGCTGTTTGCCTTATGCAGAAACGTATTGATCGAGGTCATCGTGAAATGCAGATAAGATCTGTCATCTCTCCTCATTATCTTAAGAACTATATTTACGTTGAGGCTGATAAGTCAGCCCATGTGATAGAG GCTTGCAAAGGTCTCAGGATCTTAAATACTACAAAAGTAATGCTTGTTCCGATAAAAGAAATGACAGATGTGCTTTTAATAGAAGGCAATCCCATAGATACTGCAAAGGATATGTGGGTGCGACTGAGGATCGGGATATATAAAGGGGCTCTTGCAAAA GTTGTTAATGTGTCTGATGTACGACGAAAGGTTATGGTTAAGCTAATCCCACGGGTTGATTTGCAAGCCATTGCTGATAAACTG GAAGGTAGGAAAGTCTCGAAAAAGGCATATATACCCTCTCCACGCCTCATGAAAATAGATGAAGCAAG GAACCTTAATATACCAGTCGACTATAGAACGGGACGAAGCACTAATATTCAATTCTGTGTAATTGATGGAAAGATGTTTAAAgacggtttcctatataaaactgTATCAATGAGATCAATAGATTATCAAAACATTCAACCAACCTTTAGTGAGCTTGAGAAATTTTGTGAGACTGGGCATGGAGTTGTGGGTAGTATGTCCACTTCACCTAGAAACAGGAAAAAAAGCCACTTTATGAAGGGTGATGCTGTCATTGTTGTTAAAGGAGATCTCAAAAATCTGATGGGATGGGTTGAAAAAGTTGAGGAAGATAACGTCCATATTAGGCCAAAAGTGAAGGGCCTGTGT ACAACAGTTGCTGTGAATGAAAAATATGTTTGCAAATCCTTCAAGCCCGGGGATCATGTGAAGGTTGTCTTTGGTGCTCACAAGGGTGTAACCGGTATGGTTATTAAGGTTAACAGTAATGTACTCATCATTCTATCTGACGCAACTAAAGAAGAC ATCCGTGTCTTTGCTGAACATGCTGTGGACAGCTCTGAAGTAACTACTGGGGTTACCAAAGTTGGGGATTATGAGTTGCATGACCTTGTCATGCTTGA TAACACGTGCTTTGGAGTAATAATACGTTTAGAGAGTCAAACACTCCAGATACTGCTGGGAGATCCAGATAGACCTGATGTTGCACGAGTGAAGATGAGGGAGATCAAATACAAGATTCAGAGGAGGAATACTGCTCTAGATCAATCGAACAATACTGTGTCTGTGAAAGATGTTGTGAAGATTCTAATGGGCCCTTGCAAA GGAAAACAAGGTCCTGTAGAACACATATTTAGAGGAACATTGTTCATAAATGACCGCCATCACATGGAGCATTCTGGTTTTATCTGTGTGAGAGCACAATCTTGTATAGTGATGGGTGGCTCACCTGCCAAG GTTTCCCTGTCCTCGAGATTTGGAAGTTCTACAGATGCAGCTCGCATCGCCCCTTcaccaagaagatttcctagtgGAGGACCTCCATTTGACT CTGGAGGAAGACAGAAGAGTGGACAGCGAGGGCATGATTCTTTTGTTGGTAGTACCATAAAAATTCGTATTGGTCACTATAAGGGATGTCGCGGTCGTGTTGTAAGTGTTAAGGGCCAATCAGTTCGAGTTGAACTGGAATCTCAAATGAAAACTGTACTAG TTAACCGTGACGAGATATCTGCTATCCCAGATGTTTCTACTTCATTAAG TGAACCACCTCAACATGGTATAGGAAGTGAGACACCTATACATCGCGCACAAACTCCGACACACTCATATGCCACTCCTACGAGAAATGAAGGAG GAACACCAAGACATAGTGGTACCTGGACTCCCCTGCGTGATCAAGCTTGGAATCCTGAAGCTACCACAACTCCATCCGG ggaaaaatggGAAGATGGAAATCCTGGCTCGTGGGGAACCATTCCACCAACTCAA ACAACTCCTCTTGGACGTTCAAATAAAGCACCAAGTGCAGGTTCTGATTGGGGCAACTGGGGAGATGGAGATTGTGGCTCGCGGGGAACTGTTCCACCAGCTCAA GCAACTCCTCTTGCACGTTCAAATGAAGCACCAAGCACAGGTTCCAGTTGGGGCACCTGGGGAGATGGAAATCCTGGCTCGCGGGGAACCATTCCACCAGCTCAA CAGGCACCCCCTCTTTCACGTTCAAATGAAGCACCAGGCACAGGTTCCGGTTGGGGCAACTGGGGAAATGGAAATCCTGGCTCGCGGGGAACCGTTCCACCAGCTCAA CAGGCACCTCCTCTTTCACGTTCAAATGAAGCACCAAGCACAAGTTCCGGTTTGGGCAACTGGGGAGATGGGAACCGTGGCTCGAAGGGAAGCAGTCCACAATGCGGC CAGGGAACTCCTCGAGCGCATTCAAATGAAGCACCAGCACTAGCACAGAGCACAGGTTCAGGCTGGGGAGGTAAAAAAAAGTTGGGAAGATGGAAATGTTTCCACCCATGTTTGTGA